In Amblyraja radiata isolate CabotCenter1 chromosome 39, sAmbRad1.1.pri, whole genome shotgun sequence, the following proteins share a genomic window:
- the LOC116967304 gene encoding histidine-rich protein PFHRP-II-like: protein MKTGSPTSKYQVHATPHYATPHHATPRHTTPHHATLRHATLCHATLRHATPCHATPHYATLRHATPRHSTPHHTTPRHTTPHYATPHHATPRHTTPHHATRHATLCHATLRHATPCHATPHYATLRHATPRHSTPRHTTPRHTTPHYATPHYATPHYATPHHATPHYATPRHATPRHTTPRHTTPCHATPHHATLRHTTPRHTTPRHATPHHITPHYATPHHATLRHATPRHTTLRHATQRHATPRHATLRHTTPHYATPHHATLRHATPRHATPRHTTPRHTTPHYATPHHATPRHITPRHTTPHHTTPHHATLRHTTPRHATPRHTTPHHATIRHATPRHATPHHIMPRHTTPHYATPRQATPRHITPRHTTPRHTTPRHATLRHATPRHATPRHITPRHTTPRHTTPRHTTPHHATPHHATPHHATPHHATPRHTTPRHTTPHYATLRHTTPRHTMPRHTMPHYATLRHTTPRHTTPRHTTPHYATPHHAMLAPLLP, encoded by the coding sequence ATGAAAACTGGTTCCCCCACCTCAAAGTatcaagtccacgccacgccacaCTACGCCACGCCACACCACGCCACGCCACGCCACACTACGCCACACCACGCCACACTACGCCACGCCACACTATGCCACGCCACACTACGCCACGCCACACCATGCCACGCCACGCCACACTACGCCACACTACGCCATGCCACACCACGCCACTCCACGCCACACCACACCACGCCACGCCACACCACGCCACACTACGCCACGCCACACCACGCCACGCCACGCCACACTACGCCACACCACGCCACACGCCACGCCACACTATGCCACGCCACACTACGCCACGCCACACCATGCCACGCCACGCCACACTACGCCACACTACGCCATGCCACACCACGCCACTCCACGCCACGCCACACCACGCCACGCCACACCACGCCACACTACGCCACGCCACACTACGCCACGCCACACTACGCCACGCCACACCACGCCACACCACACTACGCCACACCACGCCACGCCACACCACGCCACACTACGCCACGCCACACCACGCCATGCCACGCCACGCCACACCACGCCACACTACGCCACACCACACCACGCCACACTACGCCACGCCACGCCACGCCACACCACATCACGCCACACTACGCCACACCACACCACGCCACACTACGCCACGCCACACCACGCCACACCACACTACGACACGCCACACAACGCCATGCCACGCCACGCCACGCCACACTACGCCACACCACGCCACACTACGCCACGCCACACCACGCCACACTACGCCACGCCACACCACGCCATGCCACACCACGCCACACTACGCCACGCCACACCACGCCACACTACGCCACGCCACACCACGCCACACCACGCCACATTACGCCACGCCACACCACGCCACACCACACCACGCCACACCACGCCACACTACGCCACACCACACCACGCCACGCTACACCACGCCACACCACGCCACACCACGCCACAATACGCCACGCCACACCACGCCACGCCACACCACACCACATTATGCCACGCCATACCACGCCACACTACGCCACACCACGCCAAGCCACACCACGCCACATTACGCCACGCCACACCACGCCACGCCACACCACGCCACGCCATGCCACACTACGCCACGCCACGCCACGCCACGCCACACCACGCCACATTACGCCACGCCACACCACGCCACGCCACACCACGCCACGCCACACTACGCCACACCACGCCACGCCACACCACGCCACGCCACACCACGCAACGCCACACCACGCCACACCACGCCACACTACGCCACGCCACACCACGCCACACTACGCCACACTACGCCACACCACACCACGCCACACTATGCCACGCCACACCATGCCACACTACGCCACACTACGCCACACCACGCCACGCCACACCACGCCACGCCACACCACGCCACACTACGCCACGCCACACCACGCCATgctagcgcctctacttccttaa